The Argiope bruennichi chromosome 9, qqArgBrue1.1, whole genome shotgun sequence genome contains a region encoding:
- the LOC129984387 gene encoding uncharacterized protein LOC129984387 encodes MLTTQSVIKVTCIAILSEVLYQFSKRIYKKLKKKIKPGSLTYSLMQVYKSEKSLDHLNKVLFFPDPGLTCKRTAFGRICKDQTCRAVHDETSLNCLLNVLRFTNHTLDVCVYMITCSVLGDALVECQERDVKIRVITEIRNSGEEGEVIGSQIGKLRTAGISVRCRSSSFWMHHKFLVADNEILVNGSFNWTNQAVMGNYENLIITSEETLVKPFITEFQRLWDHLGPKNGLEE; translated from the exons ATGTTAACCACACAATCGGTGATAAAAGTAACTTGTATTGCAATTCTTTCGGAGGTTTTATATCAGTTTTCTAAACGAATATATAAAAAACTCAAAAAGAAAATCAAGCCGGGTAGCCTTACGTATTCTTTAATGCAAGTGTACAAAAGTGAGAAGTCTCTAGATCATTtaaataaagtactttttttccCAGATCCTGGTTTAACGTGCAAGCGAACAGCTTTTGGACGTATTTGTAAAGACCAAACTTGCCGCGCTGTTCATGATGAGACATCCTTGAATTGCTTGTTGAATGTGTTAAGATTTACTAACCATACACTGGATGTTTGTGTATACATGATAACTTGTAGTGTATTAGGTGATGCATTAGTTGAATGCCAAGAAAGAGATGTCAAAATCAGAGTGATAACAGAAATAAGAAACAGTGGGGAAGAAGGTGAAGTCATTGGTTCACAGATTGGAAAATTAAGAACTGCCg GTATATCAGTCCGTTGTCGATCTTCATCATTCTGGATGCACCACAAATTTCTAGTGGCAGATAATGAGATCTTAGTAAATGGTTCCTTCAATTGGACTAATCAAGCTGTCATGGGAAACTATGAAAATCTCATAATTACAAGTGAAGAAACTCTCGTGAAGCCATTTATAACAGAATTCCAAAGATTGTGGGATCATCTTGGTCCTAAAAATGGCCTTGAAGAGTAA